One window of Myxococcus xanthus genomic DNA carries:
- the dnaN gene encoding DNA polymerase III subunit beta: MEFRIAADELKKALYRAQGIVERKTTMPILANVLVTANKGGITVTAFDLDIGVVSEHPAEVIKTGAVTLSAKYVFDIVQNLPDAQVTLKKLANNYVDISSGSAHFKIVGMAAEEYPKLPKEENAPLVQVGGNTLLEMIKKTQFAISSDETRYILNGVFFEPQSTGKVRMVATDGHRLALVERELPGDFKLKSGVIIPRKGLMELKRLLDEAPDAECHLGFAENSALFKKPGLTMVMRLIDGQFPEYQRVIPKEGEKIVLVPKVRLLESLKRIALLSADKSNAVRIGLEENQLIITASNPDLGEAKDVLELAYRGNGITIGFNARYLMDVLAVTETDEVSFELGDEHSPGVLHAPGDRSFTAVVMPMRV, from the coding sequence ATGGAATTCCGCATCGCCGCCGACGAGCTGAAGAAGGCCCTCTACCGCGCCCAGGGCATCGTGGAGCGCAAGACGACGATGCCCATCCTGGCGAACGTGCTCGTCACCGCGAACAAGGGCGGCATCACCGTCACCGCCTTCGACCTGGACATCGGCGTCGTGTCCGAGCACCCGGCCGAGGTCATCAAGACGGGCGCCGTCACGCTGAGCGCCAAGTACGTCTTCGACATCGTCCAGAACCTCCCGGACGCGCAGGTCACGCTGAAGAAGCTGGCCAACAACTACGTGGACATCTCCAGCGGCTCGGCCCACTTCAAAATCGTGGGCATGGCGGCCGAGGAGTACCCCAAGCTGCCGAAGGAAGAGAACGCGCCCCTGGTGCAGGTGGGGGGCAACACGCTGCTGGAGATGATCAAGAAGACGCAGTTCGCCATCTCCAGCGACGAGACGCGCTACATCCTCAACGGCGTCTTCTTCGAGCCCCAGTCCACCGGCAAGGTCCGCATGGTGGCGACCGACGGCCACCGGCTGGCGCTGGTGGAGCGTGAGCTGCCGGGCGACTTCAAGCTCAAGAGCGGCGTCATCATCCCCCGCAAGGGCCTGATGGAGCTCAAGCGCCTGCTGGACGAGGCGCCGGACGCGGAGTGCCACCTGGGCTTCGCGGAGAACTCGGCGCTGTTCAAGAAGCCGGGCCTCACCATGGTGATGCGCCTCATCGACGGCCAGTTCCCGGAGTACCAGCGCGTCATCCCCAAGGAAGGGGAGAAGATCGTCCTGGTGCCCAAGGTGCGCCTGCTGGAGAGCCTCAAGCGCATCGCCCTGCTGTCGGCGGACAAGAGCAACGCGGTCCGCATCGGCCTGGAGGAGAACCAGCTCATCATCACCGCGAGCAACCCGGACCTGGGCGAGGCCAAGGACGTGCTGGAGCTGGCCTACCGCGGCAACGGCATCACCATCGGCTTCAACGCGCGCTACCTGATGGATGTGCTCGCCGTGACGGAGACGGACGAGGTCTCCTTCGAGCTGGGTGACGAGCACAGCCCGGGCGTGCTCCACGCCCCCGGCGACCGGAGCTTCACCGCCGTCGTCATGCCCATGCGCGTGTGA
- a CDS encoding DUF6748 domain-containing protein — MNSRSLVLAALVLGFVSGCSKPPAATSSPPASENGPPSSENGTPTMTSPPSHDSQPKPGESAVYIVKDSGVRCFAPPCPTYNAFPVDKPDAEPIPVHELELSAVTKGSDEQTDALIRKTLDGTGLKIQGTLETRPNAGPAGAATVLRASKVEN; from the coding sequence ATGAACAGCCGTTCGCTGGTGCTCGCCGCCCTTGTCCTAGGCTTCGTCTCCGGATGTAGCAAGCCGCCCGCCGCGACGTCCTCACCACCGGCGAGCGAGAATGGCCCCCCCTCCAGCGAGAACGGAACGCCCACCATGACCTCACCGCCCAGCCATGACTCCCAGCCCAAGCCGGGTGAGAGCGCCGTCTACATCGTCAAGGACAGCGGCGTGCGCTGCTTCGCCCCGCCTTGCCCCACCTACAACGCCTTCCCGGTGGACAAGCCGGACGCGGAGCCCATCCCCGTGCACGAGCTGGAGCTGTCGGCGGTGACGAAGGGCTCGGACGAGCAGACGGATGCGTTGATCCGAAAGACGCTGGACGGCACCGGGCTCAAGATTCAGGGCACCTTGGAGACGCGGCCCAACGCGGGCCCCGCGGGCGCGGCCACCGTCCTGCGCGCCAGCAAGGTCGAAAACTGA
- a CDS encoding RNA polymerase sigma factor, whose protein sequence is MSIDVEAYYRRYGPQVLRRCRFLLRDEEKAVDAMHDVFVQLLRYQGALKDAAPSSLLHRIATTVCLNRLRGAKRRPEDREDELVLQIASADDTESRTAARGLLDRLFGRVPASSQDIAVLHLVDGMTLEETAREVGLSVSGVRKRLRALTAVLQELELEAA, encoded by the coding sequence GTGTCAATCGATGTGGAGGCCTACTACCGGCGCTATGGCCCCCAGGTGCTCCGGCGCTGCCGCTTCCTCTTGCGTGACGAGGAGAAGGCCGTGGACGCCATGCACGACGTGTTCGTGCAGTTGCTTCGTTACCAGGGCGCGCTGAAGGACGCGGCGCCGTCGAGCCTGTTGCACCGGATTGCCACCACGGTGTGCCTCAACAGGCTGCGCGGCGCGAAGCGGCGTCCGGAGGACCGGGAGGACGAACTGGTGCTGCAGATTGCCTCCGCCGACGACACCGAGTCCCGCACCGCCGCGCGCGGCCTGTTGGACCGCCTCTTCGGCCGGGTGCCCGCGTCCAGTCAGGACATCGCGGTGCTGCACCTGGTGGATGGGATGACGCTGGAGGAGACGGCCCGCGAAGTGGGGCTGTCCGTGTCCGGCGTGCGCAAGCGCCTGCGGGCGCTGACGGCAGTGCTGCAAGAGCTGGAGCTGGAGGCCGCATGA
- a CDS encoding cobalamin B12-binding domain-containing protein, with translation MLTSHDSALTGLLNAYLAAQLAGNRREALRLLVDEGLLRDIPLQTLHLEVIQPAQYEIGRLWQENVISVAQEHLATAVSQLALAHLYRHLPRDPFNGKVVLVSCVQGELHEVGARMSSDFLEMAGFDVRFLGANVPPEHLARMTNELRPDLVALSVTMTYHLPALREAVAHVRKTLPDVPIAVGGLAFNWAPGLEEELGVNFFGKDARQFVASACRALGV, from the coding sequence GTGCTCACCTCCCATGACTCCGCCCTGACGGGCCTGCTGAACGCGTATCTCGCAGCGCAGCTCGCCGGGAACCGGCGTGAGGCGTTGCGGCTGCTCGTGGACGAGGGACTGCTCCGGGACATCCCCCTCCAGACGCTGCACCTGGAGGTCATCCAGCCCGCCCAGTATGAAATCGGCCGGCTGTGGCAGGAGAACGTCATCTCCGTGGCGCAGGAGCACCTGGCGACCGCCGTCTCCCAGCTCGCGCTCGCGCACCTGTACCGGCACCTGCCCAGGGATCCGTTCAACGGCAAGGTCGTCCTCGTCTCCTGCGTCCAGGGCGAGCTGCATGAAGTGGGCGCGCGCATGTCCAGCGACTTCCTGGAGATGGCCGGCTTCGACGTGCGCTTCCTGGGCGCCAACGTTCCACCGGAGCACCTGGCCCGCATGACGAACGAGCTTCGTCCGGACCTGGTCGCCCTTTCCGTGACGATGACGTACCACCTGCCCGCGCTCCGTGAAGCCGTGGCGCACGTGCGCAAGACACTCCCGGATGTCCCCATCGCCGTGGGCGGCCTGGCCTTCAACTGGGCACCCGGACTGGAGGAGGAGCTGGGCGTGAACTTCTTCGGCAAGGACGCGCGGCAGTTCGTCGCGTCCGCCTGCCGGGCCCTGGGAGTCTGA
- a CDS encoding response regulator, translating into MRLPASAEPQFFDDLSREVALACDAGDTLTWVDARARNVLAANPGQTLRGLAAQGTEEKVDRLLVQAHDEKVEGWELILCRDQVPTTFAFRARPHDGGVLLVGSLVPEDYGGALERVSTTLSEMSALHRETERQQRELKRRADELARLNNELEESNRGVRSLHAALDTGIGIAPEHHERIFEEFSQVESHLQRKAKGTGLGLPLARRLTELLGGTLTVKSALGQGATFTVTLPRVHMEVTEMTGLTERSEHLDPSRAPVLVLEDDRQTLFLYEKYLARSGFQVLPVRSTDEARRVLERVRPAAMVLDVMLEGETSWGFLADMKNNEATRDIPILVVTVTDREQKARALGADEFWLKPVDEVRLQRKLQAMARTGPVERILIIDDDDVHRYLLTQLLKDMPYVLLEAAGGKEGVQLAREKSPHLIFLDFVLPDITAFDVLDELKADPRTRDVPVILHTSHELKEAERSRLAKETAAILAKHTLSREVAITRIRDALSKAGLGSQALPQEASRRG; encoded by the coding sequence ATGAGGCTTCCCGCCTCCGCCGAGCCTCAGTTCTTCGACGACCTCAGCCGCGAGGTCGCCCTGGCCTGCGACGCGGGCGACACCCTCACCTGGGTGGACGCCCGTGCCCGGAACGTCCTCGCCGCCAATCCCGGACAGACGCTGCGCGGACTGGCGGCCCAGGGCACCGAGGAGAAGGTGGACCGGCTGCTGGTCCAGGCGCACGACGAGAAGGTGGAAGGCTGGGAGCTCATCCTCTGCCGGGACCAGGTGCCCACGACGTTCGCCTTCCGCGCCCGGCCCCATGACGGAGGCGTGCTGCTGGTGGGCAGCCTGGTGCCGGAGGACTACGGCGGCGCGCTCGAGCGGGTGAGCACCACCCTGAGCGAGATGTCCGCGCTCCACCGCGAGACGGAGCGCCAGCAGCGCGAGCTCAAGCGCCGCGCGGACGAACTGGCCCGCCTCAACAACGAGCTGGAGGAATCCAACCGCGGCGTGCGCAGCCTCCACGCCGCGCTGGACACGGGCATTGGCATCGCGCCGGAGCACCACGAGCGCATCTTCGAGGAGTTCTCGCAGGTGGAGAGCCACCTGCAACGCAAGGCGAAGGGCACCGGCCTGGGCCTGCCGCTGGCGCGCCGGCTGACGGAGCTCCTGGGCGGCACGCTCACCGTGAAGAGCGCGCTGGGACAGGGCGCCACGTTCACCGTCACCCTCCCGCGCGTCCACATGGAGGTCACGGAGATGACCGGCCTGACGGAGCGCAGCGAGCACCTGGACCCCAGCCGGGCCCCGGTGCTGGTGCTGGAGGACGACCGGCAGACGCTCTTCCTCTACGAGAAGTACCTGGCGCGCTCCGGCTTCCAGGTGCTGCCGGTGCGCAGCACGGATGAGGCCCGGCGCGTGCTGGAGCGCGTGCGCCCCGCCGCCATGGTGCTGGACGTCATGCTGGAGGGCGAGACGAGCTGGGGCTTCCTGGCGGACATGAAGAACAACGAGGCCACCCGCGACATCCCCATCCTGGTGGTGACGGTGACGGACCGCGAGCAGAAGGCCCGCGCGCTGGGCGCCGACGAGTTCTGGCTCAAGCCGGTGGACGAGGTGCGGCTGCAACGCAAGCTGCAGGCCATGGCCCGCACCGGTCCGGTGGAGCGCATCCTCATCATCGACGACGATGATGTGCACCGCTACCTGCTCACGCAGCTCCTCAAGGACATGCCCTACGTCCTGCTGGAGGCGGCTGGCGGCAAGGAAGGCGTCCAGTTGGCGCGGGAGAAGTCCCCGCACCTCATCTTCCTGGACTTCGTGCTGCCGGACATCACCGCCTTCGACGTGCTGGACGAGCTGAAGGCGGACCCGCGCACGCGTGACGTCCCCGTCATCCTCCACACCTCGCACGAGCTGAAGGAGGCCGAGCGCTCGCGGCTGGCGAAGGAGACGGCCGCCATCCTCGCCAAGCACACGCTGAGCCGCGAGGTGGCCATCACCCGCATCCGGGACGCACTGTCCAAGGCCGGCCTGGGCTCCCAAGCGTTGCCGCAGGAGGCAAGCCGCCGTGGGTGA
- a CDS encoding response regulator, with protein MGEPHPATVLNVNDDDANRYLVNRLLSLAGYNVVEAATGMGALLMAQQHRPDVIILDVKLPDISGYEVCERLRANPQTAAMAVLHTSATFVTSDKKVRGLDGGADAYLTQPFEGAELIATVKSLLRLRHAEQVARQRANALAEMDRRKDEFLAMLGHELRNPLAAIMTAIGILERRPTSDDKEARMRGIIQRQTNHLARLVDDLLDVSRITRDKVELRPGSVDLVPVLRQVLQIVQPMADSRGLGLDVSLPSGPLWLQADATRLEQVFTNLLDNAIKYTDAGGVHLRAEQEGVGGAAQAVVRVKDSGIGIPPEVLPHIFELFAQADTSLERSRGGLGIGLTLVRKLIQLHGGEVTARSNGPGHGSEFVVKLPLDHTMGKSAPARDAVDLRRGRRVLVVEDNSDARQAMRDLLELWGHQVAVAPDGLQGVALAMAQPPELALVDIGLPGLDGYRVAQTLRAQVGNGIRLVAMTGYGSPHGRDQALRAGFDRHLVKPVKPDELDRILSEL; from the coding sequence GTGGGTGAGCCCCATCCAGCCACCGTCCTCAACGTCAACGACGACGACGCCAACCGATACCTCGTCAACCGGCTGCTCTCGCTGGCGGGATACAACGTGGTGGAGGCGGCCACCGGCATGGGCGCGTTGCTGATGGCGCAGCAACACCGCCCGGACGTCATCATCCTCGACGTGAAGCTGCCGGACATCAGCGGCTACGAGGTCTGCGAGCGGCTGCGCGCCAATCCCCAGACCGCGGCCATGGCGGTGCTGCACACCTCCGCCACATTCGTCACCTCCGACAAGAAGGTGCGCGGCCTGGACGGCGGCGCGGACGCCTACCTCACCCAGCCCTTCGAGGGCGCGGAGCTCATCGCCACGGTGAAGTCGCTGTTGCGCCTGCGCCACGCGGAGCAGGTGGCGCGCCAACGCGCCAACGCGCTGGCGGAGATGGACCGCCGCAAGGACGAGTTCCTGGCCATGCTGGGGCACGAGCTGCGCAACCCGCTGGCCGCCATCATGACAGCCATTGGCATCCTGGAGCGCAGGCCCACCAGCGATGACAAGGAAGCGCGGATGCGCGGCATCATCCAACGCCAGACAAACCACTTGGCGCGGCTGGTGGATGACCTGCTCGACGTCAGCCGCATCACCCGCGACAAGGTGGAGCTGCGCCCCGGCAGCGTGGACCTGGTGCCCGTGCTGCGGCAGGTGCTCCAAATCGTGCAGCCCATGGCGGATTCGCGTGGGTTGGGTTTGGACGTCTCGCTGCCTTCCGGTCCGCTCTGGCTGCAGGCGGATGCCACGCGGTTGGAGCAGGTCTTCACCAACCTGCTCGACAACGCCATCAAGTACACCGACGCGGGTGGCGTCCACCTGCGCGCGGAACAGGAAGGCGTGGGCGGCGCGGCCCAGGCGGTGGTGCGGGTGAAGGACTCTGGCATCGGCATCCCGCCGGAGGTGCTGCCGCACATCTTCGAGCTGTTCGCGCAGGCGGACACCTCGCTGGAGCGCTCGCGCGGCGGCCTGGGTATTGGCCTGACGCTGGTGCGCAAGCTGATCCAGCTCCACGGCGGCGAGGTGACGGCGCGAAGCAACGGCCCCGGCCACGGCAGCGAGTTCGTGGTGAAGCTGCCCCTGGACCACACGATGGGCAAGTCCGCGCCCGCGCGCGACGCGGTGGACCTCCGCCGCGGCCGGCGCGTCCTGGTGGTGGAGGACAACTCGGACGCGCGTCAGGCCATGCGCGACCTGCTGGAGCTGTGGGGCCACCAGGTGGCGGTGGCGCCGGACGGCCTCCAGGGCGTGGCGCTCGCGATGGCGCAGCCGCCCGAGCTGGCGCTGGTGGACATCGGCCTGCCAGGGTTGGACGGATACCGGGTGGCGCAGACGCTGCGCGCCCAGGTGGGCAACGGCATCCGGCTGGTGGCCATGACGGGCTACGGCAGCCCCCATGGACGGGACCAGGCACTGCGCGCCGGGTTCGACCGGCATCTGGTCAAGCCCGTGAAGCCTGACGAGCTGGACCGAATCCTCTCCGAGCTGTGA
- a CDS encoding helix-turn-helix transcriptional regulator, with amino-acid sequence MDKKLATTIGAAARVARTRLELTQADVAERIDVATEVYGRLERGGMLPSVHTLLKLCHELHVSADELLGLSANAVNGGARPGEPPTSPQERPEVRRLLRTVRPLEPAKVKLLGLVANALNRR; translated from the coding sequence ATGGACAAGAAACTCGCAACCACAATCGGAGCTGCCGCGCGCGTTGCTCGCACCCGCCTGGAGCTCACCCAGGCGGACGTGGCTGAGCGTATCGATGTGGCCACCGAGGTCTACGGGCGCTTGGAGCGCGGCGGGATGCTGCCCAGCGTGCATACGCTGCTGAAGCTGTGCCACGAGCTCCACGTCTCAGCGGATGAGCTCCTGGGGCTCTCCGCGAACGCCGTCAACGGGGGCGCGCGTCCCGGTGAGCCGCCCACCTCGCCGCAGGAGCGCCCCGAGGTCCGGCGCCTGCTGCGCACCGTGCGTCCGCTGGAGCCCGCGAAGGTGAAGCTGTTGGGGCTGGTGGCCAACGCGCTGAACCGCCGCTGA
- a CDS encoding methyl-accepting chemotaxis protein, with product MAVGRNLLVKLCVAMGVVALPLLVVILGFVLPQLREQLRADRILGLRQAVETAYGVLEVYEARERSGALTRQEAQAQAAALLEQLRYSQVEYFWVNDLDTRLVMHPHLPDMLGKDLKGYRDVRGKPVFVDIVTLARAQGQGSVSYEATRPGSPEAIPKESYVKLFAPWGWVLGTGVYVEDIEREVAAVRQRILLAVGGALALALMAGAYLSRRVVRPVRELAQAAHRVARGDLEARVEVRSTDEVGQLAAAFNTMVTGLREVVAALVDAAGATAADAERIRTSADALSVTTREQSDSLQRAAQTVQGMSARVSQGAEAARTAAKTAADNGQVAREGGAAVGQALRKMAEIVEVVEGSARTVERLQASGRVTAEMLRLIQQVAEETQLLAVNTAIEAARAGQHGKGFAVVAGEVRKLANRTRDAAGQVQTLLSRSEADTRAAADLMRQGTTAAQEGLGLSTTAGEALSRLLSGVNEIGGKVERMADENTRQSASGESIAGSIQALSVRSTESVAGVQQIARSVEDLRARASKLKDLAGRFTARG from the coding sequence ATGGCGGTCGGCCGGAATTTGCTGGTGAAGCTGTGCGTGGCGATGGGCGTGGTGGCGCTGCCGCTGCTCGTCGTCATCCTGGGGTTCGTCTTGCCGCAGCTGCGGGAGCAGCTTCGCGCGGACCGCATCCTGGGACTGAGGCAGGCGGTGGAGACGGCCTACGGCGTGTTGGAGGTCTACGAGGCCCGTGAGCGGTCGGGCGCGCTGACGCGACAGGAGGCCCAGGCGCAGGCCGCGGCGCTGCTGGAGCAACTGCGCTACTCACAGGTGGAGTACTTCTGGGTCAACGACCTGGACACGCGGCTCGTCATGCATCCGCACCTGCCGGACATGCTGGGCAAGGACCTGAAGGGCTACCGCGACGTGCGCGGCAAGCCGGTGTTCGTGGACATCGTCACGCTGGCGCGGGCCCAGGGCCAGGGCTCGGTGTCCTACGAAGCCACGCGGCCGGGCTCGCCGGAGGCCATTCCGAAGGAGAGCTACGTGAAGCTCTTCGCGCCCTGGGGTTGGGTGCTGGGCACGGGCGTGTACGTGGAGGACATCGAGCGCGAGGTGGCGGCGGTGCGCCAGCGCATCCTCCTGGCGGTGGGCGGCGCGCTGGCGCTCGCGCTGATGGCCGGTGCATATCTGTCGCGCCGGGTGGTGCGGCCGGTGCGGGAGCTGGCGCAGGCGGCGCACCGGGTGGCGCGCGGTGATTTGGAGGCCCGGGTGGAGGTGCGCTCCACGGACGAGGTGGGCCAGTTGGCGGCGGCCTTCAACACCATGGTGACGGGACTGCGCGAGGTGGTGGCGGCGCTGGTGGATGCGGCGGGCGCCACGGCGGCGGACGCGGAGCGCATCCGAACCTCCGCGGATGCGTTGTCGGTGACGACGCGGGAGCAGTCGGACTCACTCCAGCGCGCGGCGCAGACGGTGCAGGGCATGAGCGCGCGGGTGTCGCAGGGAGCAGAGGCGGCGCGCACGGCGGCGAAGACGGCGGCGGACAACGGCCAGGTGGCGCGCGAGGGTGGCGCGGCGGTGGGCCAGGCGCTGCGGAAGATGGCGGAAATCGTGGAGGTGGTGGAGGGCTCGGCGCGGACGGTGGAGCGGTTGCAGGCCTCTGGCCGGGTGACGGCGGAGATGTTGCGGCTCATCCAGCAGGTGGCGGAGGAGACGCAGTTGTTGGCGGTGAACACGGCGATTGAAGCGGCGCGCGCGGGCCAGCACGGCAAGGGCTTCGCGGTGGTGGCCGGAGAGGTGCGCAAGCTGGCGAACCGGACGCGGGATGCGGCGGGGCAGGTGCAGACGCTGCTGAGCCGGAGCGAGGCGGACACGCGGGCGGCGGCGGACCTGATGCGCCAGGGCACCACGGCGGCGCAGGAAGGGCTGGGCTTGTCCACGACGGCGGGAGAAGCGCTGTCGCGGCTGCTCTCGGGTGTGAATGAGATTGGCGGGAAGGTGGAGCGGATGGCGGACGAAAACACGCGCCAGTCCGCGTCGGGGGAGAGCATCGCCGGGAGCATCCAGGCGCTCTCAGTGCGCTCGACGGAGTCGGTGGCTGGCGTGCAGCAGATTGCCCGCTCCGTGGAAGACCTGCGGGCACGGGCGTCCAAGCTGAAGGACCTGGCCGGACGCTTCACGGCGCGGGGGTGA
- a CDS encoding ATP-binding protein: MRIRSCVAAGFFTDLGGIGLQVLENGPCLFHDRAHGLGIDAADLPRIGTPFFRTDLSHTCRTGGVGLWLALARRIVDAHGGARCWSAGLAWGPPWE, encoded by the coding sequence CTGCGCATCCGTTCGTGCGTTGCCGCTGGCTTCTTCACGGACCTGGGGGGCATTGGCCTCCAGGTCCTGGAAAACGGCCCGTGCCTGTTCCATGACCGTGCGCATGGCCTCGGCATCGACGCGGCGGACCTGCCACGTATCGGCACGCCGTTCTTCCGCACGGACCTCAGCCACACGTGCAGGACCGGGGGCGTGGGTTTGTGGCTCGCGCTCGCCCGGCGCATCGTGGACGCGCACGGCGGTGCCCGGTGCTGGAGCGCCGGCCTGGCGTGGGGACCCCCGTGGGAATGA
- a CDS encoding acyl-CoA synthetase has protein sequence MPIVHDWLARRAALAPERTALIDADHGERRISFREWNDSASRTAAFLHHALGVGRGDRVAVLAYNCVEFLDLFFACAKLGAVLQPLNWRLSATELGGLLADAEPSVFVFGPEFRTQVEAVRSGASFVRHWLSLAAPGPSERAFSERDTQTDVALPPLELEEDAPWVLCYTGGSTGLPKAAVLTHRSITANAVNTVMGWGLTADDVAILNAPLFHAGGLSVFTAPLAYAGGASVVCRSFDVEGVFDLVRRGVVSLFFGVPTMFIEMQRHPRFDAVDLSRLKLVISGGAPCPAPVFERFFARGVDFKTGYGLTEAGPNNFWLPPEDVRRKPGAVGVPLFHVEARIDGETQPGDVGELLLRGPHLCAGYWRRPGDTARTFADGWLHTGDLATRDAEGCFRIVGRSKDLIISGGENIYPSEVESVLAGHPDVAEVAVIGVADPKWGETPRALVVARPGTSPSAEALLRFCDGRLARYKTPKSIRFVDALPRTSAGKVDRRTLGAAHGAP, from the coding sequence ATGCCCATCGTCCATGACTGGCTGGCCCGGCGTGCCGCGCTGGCCCCTGAGCGTACCGCCCTCATCGACGCCGACCATGGCGAGCGACGCATCTCCTTTCGTGAATGGAACGATTCGGCTTCGCGTACCGCCGCTTTCCTCCACCATGCGCTGGGTGTGGGGCGAGGGGACCGTGTCGCGGTGCTCGCCTACAACTGCGTCGAGTTCCTCGACCTCTTCTTCGCGTGCGCGAAGCTGGGCGCCGTCCTTCAGCCTCTCAACTGGCGGCTGAGTGCCACGGAGCTGGGGGGGCTGCTCGCGGATGCCGAGCCATCCGTGTTCGTCTTCGGGCCGGAGTTCCGAACCCAGGTGGAGGCCGTGCGGTCTGGCGCGTCCTTCGTGCGCCACTGGCTCAGTCTCGCGGCTCCAGGGCCGAGCGAGCGGGCCTTCTCCGAGCGCGACACGCAGACGGACGTGGCCCTTCCTCCGCTGGAGCTAGAGGAGGATGCTCCATGGGTGCTCTGCTACACGGGCGGAAGCACCGGTCTGCCGAAGGCCGCGGTGCTCACGCACCGCTCCATCACCGCCAACGCGGTGAACACGGTGATGGGCTGGGGCCTGACCGCCGATGACGTGGCGATCCTCAACGCGCCGTTGTTCCATGCCGGAGGACTCAGCGTCTTCACCGCGCCGCTGGCCTACGCCGGCGGCGCATCGGTGGTGTGCCGGAGCTTCGATGTGGAGGGCGTGTTCGACCTCGTGCGGCGGGGCGTGGTGAGTCTCTTCTTCGGTGTGCCCACCATGTTCATCGAGATGCAGCGCCACCCGCGTTTCGATGCCGTGGACCTGTCACGCCTCAAGCTGGTCATCAGCGGCGGCGCGCCCTGCCCGGCCCCCGTTTTCGAGCGCTTCTTCGCTCGGGGCGTGGACTTCAAGACGGGGTATGGCCTCACCGAAGCGGGCCCCAACAACTTCTGGCTTCCACCGGAAGACGTGCGCCGCAAGCCAGGGGCGGTGGGCGTGCCCCTGTTCCACGTCGAGGCTCGCATCGACGGTGAGACGCAGCCGGGCGACGTGGGCGAGCTGCTCTTGCGAGGCCCTCACCTGTGTGCGGGCTACTGGCGCCGTCCGGGGGACACTGCCCGCACCTTCGCGGACGGCTGGCTGCACACCGGTGACCTGGCCACGCGGGACGCGGAGGGATGCTTCCGCATCGTGGGCCGCAGCAAGGACCTCATCATCTCCGGCGGTGAGAACATCTACCCGTCGGAAGTGGAGAGCGTCCTCGCGGGGCATCCCGATGTGGCCGAGGTCGCCGTCATCGGCGTGGCGGACCCCAAGTGGGGGGAGACGCCGCGCGCGCTCGTCGTCGCACGGCCGGGCACCTCGCCTTCGGCTGAGGCCCTGCTGCGCTTCTGCGACGGACGGCTCGCTCGATACAAGACGCCGAAGTCGATTCGTTTCGTGGACGCCCTGCCGAGGACCTCCGCCGGCAAGGTTGACCGGCGCACGCTCGGTGCCGCGCACGGCGCGCCCTGA